One window of the Rissa tridactyla isolate bRisTri1 chromosome 9, bRisTri1.patW.cur.20221130, whole genome shotgun sequence genome contains the following:
- the MPP1 gene encoding 55 kDa erythrocyte membrane protein, with amino-acid sequence MTLKSGRSASAGSMRTALSDLYLEHLLQNRAKPEAITQSPNTMTEDIYTNGSATLGSPSHSNGREVRKIRLIQFEKVTEEPMGITLKLNDKQSCMVARIFHGGMIHRQGSLHVGDEILEINGQSVNNHSVDQLQKMLKETKGMVSIKVIPNQQSRLPALQMFMRAQFDYDPKKDNLIPCKEAGLKFQTGDVIQIINKDDSNWWQGRVEGSCTESAGLIPSPELQEWRVASVTQSSQSESPSCSPFGKKKKCKDKYLAKHSSIFDQLDVVSYEEVVRLPAFKRKTLVLIGASGVGRSHIKNALLSNNPEKFMYPPPYTTRPQKKNEVDGKDYYFVSTEEMTRDISANEFLEFGSYQGNMFGTKFETVHKIHQQDKVAILDIEPQTLKIVRTAELSPFIVFIAPTDKAEESEALQQLRKDSESIRSRYAHYFDLSLVNNGVEESLQLLQEAFEQACSSPQWVPVSWVY; translated from the exons atgACCCTCAAGTCGGGGCGCAGCGCCAGCGCCGGCAGCATGCGGACGGCGCTCTCCGACCTctacctggagcacctcctgcaGAACCGGGCCAAGCCCGAG GCCATCACTCAGTCCCCGAACACCATGACTGAGGACATTTATACCAACGGCTCAGCTACTCTGGGCAGCCCTTCCCACAGCAACGGCCGCGAGGTGCGGAAGATACGCCTCATCCAGTTCGAGAAGGTCACGGAGGAGCCCATG GGAATCACGCTGAAGCTCAATGACAAGCAGAGCTGCATGGTGGCCAGGATCTTCCACGGGGGCATGATTCACAGACAAG GCTCCCTTCACGTGGGTGATGAAATCCTAGAAATCAATGGGCAGAGTGTGAACAACCACTCAGTTGACCAGCTGCAGAAGATGCTG AAAGAAACCAAGGGGATGGTCTCAATAAAAGTCATTCCCAACCAACAAAGCCGCCTCCCTGCTCTCCAG ATGTTCATGAGGGCGCAGTTTGACTACGACCCCAAAAAAGACAACCTGATCCCCTGCAAGGAGGCGGGGCTGAAGTTTCAGACCGGTGACGTGATTCAAATCATAAACAAGGACGACAGCAACTGGTGGCAGGGCCGGGTGGAGGGCTCCTGCACCGAGTCGGCGGGACTCATCCCTTCTCCGGAGCTGCAGGAGTG GCGTGTGGCGAGCGTCACCCAGTCCAGTCAGAGCGAATCCCCCAGCTGTAGCCCCTttgggaagaagaagaagtgCAAAGATAAATACCTGGCCAAGCACAGCTCAA TTTTTGACCAGCTGGATGTGGTTTCGTACGAGGAGGTGGTGAGGCTGCCTGCCTTCAAGAGGAAGACTCTGGTGCTCATCG ggGCCAGCGGCGTGGGCCGTAGCCACATCAAGAATGCTCTGCTCAGCAACAACCCGGAGAAGTTCATGTACCCACCCCCAT acaCCACACGCCCCCAGAAGAAGAATGAGGTGGACGGAAAGGACTACTACTTTGTTTCCACCGAGGAGATGACCCGGGACATTTCGGCCAACGAGTTCCTGGAGTTTGGAAGCTACCAGGGAAATATGTTTGGCACCAAGTTTGAAACAGTGCACAAGATCCACCAGCAGGACAAAGTCGCTATTTTGGACATTGAGCCCCAG ACCCTGAAGATCGTCCGCACGGCCGAGCTCTCCCCGTTCATAGTCTTCATTGCCCCAACAGACAAGGCAGAGGAG TCAGAGGCTCTGCAGCAGCTCCGGAAGGATTCGGAGAGCATCCGGAGCCGATACGCACACTACTTTGACCTCTCGCTGGTCAACAATGGGGTGGAAGAaagcctccagctgctgcaggaagccTTTGAGCAGGCCTGCAGCTCTCCACAGTGGGTGCCCGTCTCCTGGGTCTACTGA